Proteins encoded together in one Sander lucioperca isolate FBNREF2018 chromosome 17, SLUC_FBN_1.2, whole genome shotgun sequence window:
- the LOC116065059 gene encoding uncharacterized protein LOC116065059 — MTTESSTVSQASLPYDVPKYIVYENCLLELFELCPVCSSMCDVRKTIRGTFLAVDQTCHRCEFNRQWKSQPFIGSTPAGNIHLSAAVYFTGTSFIQMKKVFNAFGVRSMRYQAFRKHAKTYLEPAIVWKWKRAQQVELQSLSQQSKVIIGGDMRADSPGHCAKFGSYTVMNLETSTVIDIQLVQSNEVGGSYYMEKEGLKRSLALLEASGVTLDCIVTDRHVQIQKYLREKGITQYYDVWHIDKGMSKNIDKLAKEKDCEVVKTSNRVLGTISTGLHHHPRQAQRRWQSGHLSSITSTTFTHTKTPFFPKCEHSDVIDKRRWLKPGSKASYRLEKVLTNKRFIEGVEKLSPHHQTSSLEAFHSVVIRFAPKSVVYPFIGMLCRLYLSAFHFNENANRPQSTSALGGPAFKLAFPKAKKGGYSLKRRKIKPTFCK; from the exons ATGACAACAGAGTCATCGACTGTATC ACAAGCCTCACTACCATATGATGTACctaaatatattgtatatgaAAACTGCCTCCTCGAGTTGTTTGAGTTATGTCCAGTGTGCAGCTCCATGTGTGATGTCCGGAAAACTATACGTGGGACTTTCCTTGCTGTTGATCAGACGTGCCACCGCTGTGAGTTCAACAGACAGTGGAAGAGTCAACCGTTCATTGGAAGTACACCTGCAGGGAACATTCATCTCtctgcagctgtatattttacAGGGACATCTTTCATCCAAATGAAAAAG gttttcaATGCATTTGGTGTGAGGAGCATGCGATACCAAGCTTTCCGGAAACATGCCAAAACCTATCTAGAACCTGCCATTGTTTGGAAATGGAAAAGGGCCCAGCAGGTTGAGCTTCAAAGTTTAAGCCAGCAGAGCAAGGTTATCATTGGAGGAGATATGCGGGCAGATTCTCCAG GCCATTGTGCCAAATTTGGAAGCTATACTGTGATGAATCTTGAAACCAGCACAGTCATCGATATCCAACTTGTGCAG AGCAATGAGGTCGGAGGGAGTTACTACATGGAGAAGGAAGGTCTGAAGCGAAGCCTTGCTCTTCTGGAGGCAAGTGGTGTCACATTGGACTGCATAGTCACAGACCGCCACGTCCAGATTCAAAAATACCTGAGAGAAAAGGGCATCACACAGTACTATGACGTCTGGCATATTGATAAGG GGATGTCTAAGAACATTGACAAACTTGCCAAGGAGAAGGATTGTGAGGTGGTAAAAACAAGCAACAGAGTATTAGGAACCATCTCTACTGGACTGCATCATCATCCAAGACAGGCCCAGAGAAGGTGGCAAAGTGGACATCTGTCATCCATCACATCcacaacattcacacacacgaAGACCCCCTTTTTTCCAAAGTGTGAGCACAGTGATGTCATAGATAAGAGGAGGTGGTTGAAGCCAG GATCAAAGGCTTCCTACAGACTGGAGAAGGTCCTTACAAACAAGAGGTTCATCGAGGGTGTGGAGAAACTAAGCCCTCACCACCAAACATCCTCTCTTGAGGCCTTCCACAGCGTTGTCATCCGCTTTGCACCAAAGAGTGTGGTTTACCCATTCATTGGGATGCTTTGCAG aCTCTATCTCTCAGCATTCCACTTCAATGAGAATGCCAACCGGCCACAGTCAACAAGTGCTCTGGGAGGTCCTGCCTTTAAACTGGCCTTCCCTAAAGCGAAGAAAGGGGGATACAGCCTCAAACGAAGGAAAATTAAGCCGACATTCTGTAAGTAA
- the LOC116065062 gene encoding P2X purinoceptor 7-like: MAAGFARPYQLEPECSSSEDSGEEDQFISFGRGQQDVSEWCTCGHCERMPSEVENVCCREIPQVRRRCDELPDPPQCMVDHPGLEPVCLNPYSLQNALNIYRADYGPLRLRVMTNRYRYLAYRSFVSWCWGFLGRRVRVVIPSCVVLRIRTEYADSTYTGFRPVLD, from the exons ATGGCAGCGGGATTTGCAAGACCTTACCAGTTAGAGCCCGAATGCTCAAGTTCAGAGGATTCAGGCGAAGAGGACCAATTCATTTCTTTTGGAAGAGGTCAGCAGGACGTTTCAGAGTG GTGCACATGTGGACATTGTGAGCGGATGCCGTCCGAGGTTGAAAATGTGTGCTGCAGGGAGATACCTCAG GTCAGAAGAAGATGTGACGAGCTGCCTGACCCACCACAGTGTATGGTGGACCACCCAGGCCtggaacctgtctgtctgaacccTTATTCACTGCAGAATGCACTGAATATTTACAGGGCTGATTATGGGCCTCTGAGACTCAGAGTAATGACAAA TCGTTACAGGTATTTGGCCTACAGAAGTTTTGTCAGCTGGTGCTGGGGGTTTCTTGGTCGAAGGGTCAGGGTTGTTATCCCTTCATGCGTCGTCCTTCGAATAAGGACAGAGTATGCAGACAGTACCTACACTGGTTTTCGACCTGTGCTGGATTGA
- the si:ch73-71d17.2 gene encoding RPA-related protein RADX, translated as MAAADCVFRRTLTRSRPGPNKVCVCRDVLFVSDVQRYSRDQGSSVYFPQAVLNGCDLYDVSLSDGCCRLRVTLDPGLNRLVERNLLRPGLALRNAAFAPAMAAAAQLPACTGAADTHSYRLESVEIREEDDEDVGGVDVDSLPWFGSSQPAGPVVPLRANRIVFLPLWNNVDYSGGVWGEAPPPEEEEEDEEEEQRPTVSVSELRNSFLLGRRGVAMGAVQHQLIVRIINKSHLMYYGKTERNCECPYKAVLEVCDRTASVCVVLWNSVCVSWYRRLKPGDIISLRHYRVKQRYQAEPEDIEISVNSRNPTARIAVLPESSVSPQYVPPAPNYSFSNSLELLERPQGAVCDVIGLLTFSGRPERIRSKDGRGAELLEYRWLRLEDGTSSRPIMVKLFSTSQPESHRKLHPLSVVVCTRLKLIRAAGRTDVGSYLTNTMYTQLYCTGLGDHSEMSYRTLRPVRRFLQWLQSQEDAAVLSRALIGGYFVYPPPPVSLETFMKGIRGEPGFLQGAELQREMARLCYRERRTFCIQAAVTMVTYSRIGEEDRCLFWTDRASSSPSSSSFTRPSPSSSSSSLPPLSTPRSFRPPLSSTSLSPTSSAVSHLSPGRSGTSRKRRQLLQAETPRKRHPWVTLQPEHNKTVVLFEASMEFLGNADDEDEDEEEDEEDASSFVTAPLLPTIPSVAVETLPMRYDHAHREEQAVAVVMGGRPAVAARFESALQDYYTLRLRALSDGVLVDAVFLPHSSSSSPPPPPLPHSNTWTSILSHGAFSPHTPPPSPADLISTAAQLANQRLVCVLEACHLGGATTELILSRGFPLTD; from the exons ATGGCGGCTGCAGACTGCGTATTCCGCAGGACCCTGACCCGGTCCAGACCCGGTCCAAACAAG gtgtgtgtctgcCGGGACGTCCTGTTTGTGTCGGATGTTCAGCGTTACAGCCGAGACCAGGGATCCTCCGTCTACTTCCCCCAGGCCGTCCTCaacg gctGTGACCTGTATGATGTCAGCCTATCAGACGGCTGCTGCCGTCTCCGAGTGACTCTGGATCCTGGTCTGAACCGGCTGGTGGAGAGAAACCTGCTGCGGCCGGGATTGGCGCTACGCAACGCCGCCTTCGCCCCCGCCATGGCCGCCGCCGCACAGCTCCCAGCATGCACCGgtgcagcagacacacacag ctacAGACTGGAGAGCGTGGAGATCCGagaggaagatgatgaagatgtcgggggggtggatgtgGACTCTCTGCCCTGGTTCGGGTCCTCACAGCCTGcag GTCCTGTGGTTCCGCTGAGAGCCAATCGGATCGTGTTTCTGCCGCTGTGGAACAACGTGGACTACAGCGGGGGGGTGTGGGGGGAAGCCCCGCCccctgaggaggaagaggaggacgaggaggaag aGCAACGTCCGACGGTGAGCGTGTCGGAGCTGCGCAACTCCTTCCTGTTGGGTCGCCGGGGCGTTGCCATGGGCGCCGTCCAGCATCAGCTGATCGTACGCATCATCAACAAGTCCCACCTGATGTATTATGGGAAAACAGAGCGGAACTGTGAGTGTCCCTATAAG GCGGTGTTGGAGGTGTGTGACCGGacagcaagtgtgtgtgtggtgttgtggAACAGCGTGTGTGTCAGCTGGTATCGGCGCCTGAAGCCCGGTGACATCATCAGCCTGAGACACTACAGAGTCAAGCAACGTTACCAGGCGGAGCCAGAAGatatag agaTCAGTGTGAACAGCAGGAATCCTACCGCTCGCATCGCTGTTCTCCCAGAATCCTCTGTTTCTCCTCAATATGTACCACCAGCACCCAACTACAGCTTCTCtaacag tctggaGCTCCTGGAGCGTCCTCAAGGCGCTGTGTGTGATGTCATCGGCCTACTGACGTTCTCAGGACGACCCGAGCGAATCAGGAGCAAAG ACGGCAGAGGGGCGGAACTTTTGGAGTATCGCTGGCTGCGATTGGAGGACGGGACGAGCAGTCGGCCAATCATGGTGAAGCTCTTCTCCACGTCTCAACCTGAATCCCACCGCAAGCTCCACCCAC TGTCGGTGGTTGTTTGCACCAGACTCAAGTTGATCAGAGCTGCCGGTCGGACAGACGTCGGCTCCTACCTGACCAACACCATGTACACACAGCTGTACTGCACAG GACTGGGCGACCACTCAGAGATGAGTTACCGTACGCTGCGGCCGGTGCGGCGCTTCCTGCAGTGGCTGCAGAGCCAGGAAGACGCAGCGGTGCTGAGCAGGGCTCTGATTGGAGGATACTTCGTCTACCCGCCCCCACCCGTCTCCTTGGAAACGTTCATGAAAGGCATAAGAG gtgagcCGGGGTTCCTGCAGGGGGCGGAGCTTCAGAGGGAGATGGCGAGGCTCTGTTACCGGGAGCGACGCACCTTCTGTATCCAGGCAGCTGTTACTATGGTTACCTACAGCCGTATTGGAGAG GAGGATCGCTGTTTGTTTTGGACAGACCGAGCTTCAtcttccccctcctcttcctccttcactCGCCCctcaccctcctcctcttcctcctcccttcctcccctctccaCCCCTCGCTCGTTCAgacctcctctctcctctaccTCTCTGTCTCCGACATCCTCAGCCGTGAGTCATCTGTCGCCGGGCAGATCAGG GACGtcgaggaagaggaggcagcTGCTGCAGGCTGAGACTCCGAGGAAAAG ACATCCGTGGGTCACATTACAGCCCGAACACAACAAGACGG tggttCTGTTTGAAGCCTCGATGGAGTTCCTAGGAAACGCTGACGATGAAGAcgaagatgaagaagaggacGAAGAAGACGCCTCGTCTTTCGTCACCGCCCCCCTCCTCCCAACGATCCCGTCGGTCGCCGTGGAGACGCTGCCGATGCGTTACGACCACGCCCACAGGGAGGAGCAGGCGGTCGCCGTGGTGATGGGCGGGAGGCCGGCCGTCGCGGCCAGGTTTGAGTCGGCCCTGCAGGACTACTACACGCTGAGACTCAGAG CGCTGTCCGATGGCGTGTTGGTCGACGCCGtcttcctccctcactcctcctcttcctccccccctcctccccccctccctcactCCAACACATGGACCTCCATCCTATCACACGGAGCCTTCTCCCCACACACACCTCCACCCTCCCCAg